A genomic segment from Desulfonatronum lacustre DSM 10312 encodes:
- a CDS encoding cation:proton antiporter yields the protein MFDAVVSGSAVLLCLVGAFFFLAGTVGLLRFPDAMSRIHALTKADNLGLGLIALALMVTSGSVSTALKILLIWLVALAGSSSICFLLGRNMLVQEQGGDDVENQTPRDTGINSFHSSSPINPIGPIGRIGPTNPKSPTS from the coding sequence GTGTTCGACGCGGTGGTCTCGGGATCGGCTGTTTTGCTCTGCCTGGTGGGAGCATTCTTTTTTCTGGCCGGGACAGTGGGGCTGCTGCGGTTTCCGGACGCCATGAGCCGGATTCATGCCTTGACCAAGGCCGACAACCTCGGCCTGGGGCTGATCGCCCTTGCCTTGATGGTAACCAGCGGGTCCGTGAGCACGGCCCTGAAAATTCTCTTGATCTGGCTGGTGGCCCTGGCGGGCAGTTCATCCATCTGCTTCCTGCTGGGCCGCAACATGTTGGTCCAAGAGCAAGGCGGCGACGATGTCGAAAACCAAACGCCCCGCGATACCGGCATCAATTCATTCCATTCCTCAAGCCCCATAAACCCCATTGGTCCTATAGGTCGCATAGGCCCCACAAACCCCAAGAGCCCCACCTCATGA
- a CDS encoding hydrogenase subunit MbhD domain-containing protein, protein MTPSLVFDLLLAGALLLVSWRLLQASDLFQATVLFISFGLFLALAWVRLRAPDIALAEAAVGAGLAGVLLFGTFKRIEPQADQAGQTGQPSQGSGPADEPFVAGACRLDRAAACPGRFHYLLAGVGAVALTALLVLAVLDLPRHGDGLTGVVAQKLGSSGVEHPVTAVLLNFRLYDTWLELGVLLLALMGVFGVRGAHDLRGLPKRPAPSPLPRRLVGLLGPLVVMVAAHLLWLGDHAPGGAFQAGVVLAAGLVLLRLTGLSSVDRLPRTALLSCVVVGFAAILLLAVLTAFGPQSFPLEYPSAWAGTLILALEVAATVSIGVTLAALVAVVLVVDEQ, encoded by the coding sequence ATGACTCCGTCCCTGGTTTTTGATTTGCTGCTGGCCGGGGCCCTGCTGCTGGTCAGTTGGCGGTTGCTGCAAGCCTCGGATCTGTTCCAGGCCACGGTGTTGTTCATCTCCTTCGGGTTGTTTCTGGCCCTGGCCTGGGTGCGCCTTCGCGCCCCGGACATCGCTTTGGCCGAGGCCGCGGTGGGCGCGGGGCTGGCCGGGGTGCTGCTGTTCGGGACGTTCAAGCGTATCGAGCCCCAGGCTGACCAGGCTGGCCAAACCGGCCAACCCTCTCAAGGGAGCGGCCCCGCTGACGAGCCTTTTGTCGCCGGGGCCTGCCGACTGGACCGGGCCGCGGCCTGCCCGGGCCGTTTCCACTATCTCCTGGCCGGAGTGGGGGCCGTTGCCCTGACAGCGTTGCTGGTCCTGGCCGTCCTGGACCTGCCGCGCCACGGGGACGGACTGACCGGGGTCGTGGCCCAAAAACTGGGCTCTTCCGGGGTGGAGCACCCGGTGACCGCCGTGCTGCTCAACTTCCGGTTGTACGATACCTGGCTGGAGTTGGGCGTCCTGCTTTTGGCCCTGATGGGCGTGTTCGGGGTGCGCGGGGCGCATGACCTGCGCGGGCTGCCCAAGCGTCCGGCCCCTTCGCCCTTGCCGCGTCGACTGGTGGGCCTATTGGGTCCGTTGGTCGTGATGGTCGCGGCGCACCTGCTCTGGCTGGGAGACCACGCTCCGGGAGGAGCCTTTCAGGCCGGAGTGGTCCTGGCAGCCGGGCTGGTCCTGCTGCGCTTGACCGGCTTGTCTTCCGTGGATCGGCTGCCTCGGACCGCCTTGCTCTCCTGCGTGGTCGTGGGCTTCGCGGCCATCCTGCTCCTGGCCGTGTTGACCGCGTTTGGACCGCAAAGTTTTCCCCTGGAATACCCGTCGGCCTGGGCCGGTACGCTGATTCTGGCCTTGGAGGTCGCGGCCACCGTGTCCATCGGCGTGACCCTGGCCGCGCTGGTGGCCGTGGTTTTGGTGGTGGACGAGCAATGA
- a CDS encoding Na+/H+ antiporter subunit E has translation MAESRIESRDNSSESARSPEWSLPRPGGILARILGFSLLWWILTEGGSLLSILGLLGVGLAVLASFRLLPPRSWPLRPLAVVRFLPYFLWQSLLGGLDVASRAMRLRVDLTPTVITHVFAQESESVRVLFLWVVSLLPGTAAVDLQGDKARIHVLDQRLADSATLRELERRIAGMFQGGGYVG, from the coding sequence ATGGCGGAATCGAGAATCGAGTCCAGGGATAATTCTTCTGAATCGGCCCGGAGTCCCGAGTGGAGTCTTCCCCGCCCGGGCGGCATCTTGGCCCGGATATTGGGATTCAGCCTGCTCTGGTGGATTCTGACCGAAGGCGGATCACTCCTTTCCATCCTGGGGCTGCTCGGGGTCGGACTGGCCGTGCTGGCCAGCTTTCGGTTGTTGCCGCCAAGGTCCTGGCCCCTGCGGCCTTTGGCCGTGGTCCGTTTTTTGCCGTACTTTCTGTGGCAGTCCCTGCTTGGCGGCCTGGACGTGGCCTCGCGGGCCATGCGGCTTCGGGTGGACCTGACGCCCACCGTGATCACTCACGTCTTTGCTCAGGAATCCGAGTCGGTCCGGGTGCTCTTCCTCTGGGTGGTCAGCCTCCTGCCCGGCACGGCCGCCGTGGACCTGCAAGGCGACAAAGCCCGGATCCACGTCCTGGACCAACGTCTCGCGGACTCCGCGACCTTACGGGAGCTGGAACGGAGGATCGCGGGGATGTTTCAGGGCGGCGGATACGTCGGCTGA
- a CDS encoding sodium:proton antiporter, translating to MTTFLVYSLTAALLAGLGVHGLITRRHLLRVIMALNVIAGGVFLLLISTAYRNQGDFADPVPQAMVLTGIVVAISATAFALALLRRIYQAQHKGLAREGGQSRDTNKEWSEDASSTKDGPIP from the coding sequence ATGACCACCTTTCTGGTGTACTCCCTGACCGCGGCCCTGTTGGCGGGCTTGGGCGTCCACGGCTTGATCACCCGCAGGCATCTGCTGCGGGTGATCATGGCCCTGAACGTGATCGCGGGAGGGGTGTTTCTGCTGCTGATCAGCACGGCGTATCGTAATCAGGGAGATTTTGCCGACCCCGTGCCCCAGGCCATGGTCCTGACCGGAATCGTGGTGGCCATCAGCGCCACGGCTTTTGCCCTGGCCCTGTTGCGCCGGATTTACCAGGCTCAACACAAGGGCCTGGCCAGGGAAGGAGGGCAAAGCAGGGACACGAACAAGGAGTGGTCCGAAGATGCTTCAAGCACGAAGGACGGGCCGATTCCATGA
- a CDS encoding complex I subunit 5 family protein — MILIPFVGGVACLLLRGRAVAWAGLAASAVTAWTCLPLLRHVWLFGPVRIDLGGWAAPLGIGLYLDGLGAMFLLLTAIVGLLVGVYALAFFGRGREYARMEPYFWPVWLVLWGGLNGVYLSADVFNAYVLLEMVGLGAVGLTVLSGTNDSLVAGLRYLLATMFGSLIYLLGVALLYAQTGQLDIFLLAESVDGSFPVLVAFGLMTGGLLIKAALLPFHFWLPPAHAGAPAPVSAILSGMVTKASFFLLLRIWFVVFPDVTAPVAGQLLGVLGAAAVLWGSLQAVRQTRLKLLVAYSTVGQLGYLFFVFALLTPSGGAAWSEGWASMAWTGTVFHVFSHGLAKAALFMAAGCLLLAMGTDELAAMRDIAGRLPVVTFTLGVAGVSLMGLPPSAGFVAKWMLLKASLASGQWWWAVVIALGGLLTAAYVFKILSFTFVPVGGDDSNADTAADERQVSRNSGIPELGPVPALMTLSALILAALCVLFGFRAEEVIALLLRDMGLEPPFDAVLMGNFGGGRP, encoded by the coding sequence ATGATTCTGATTCCGTTCGTGGGCGGCGTGGCCTGCCTGCTGCTCCGGGGCCGGGCCGTGGCCTGGGCCGGACTGGCCGCCTCAGCGGTCACGGCCTGGACCTGTCTGCCGCTGCTGCGCCATGTCTGGCTCTTTGGCCCGGTCCGGATCGACCTGGGCGGGTGGGCCGCGCCCCTGGGCATCGGGCTGTACCTGGACGGCCTGGGGGCGATGTTCTTGTTGCTCACTGCTATCGTCGGCCTGCTGGTGGGCGTGTATGCCCTGGCTTTTTTCGGACGGGGACGGGAATACGCACGGATGGAGCCCTATTTCTGGCCCGTCTGGCTGGTGCTCTGGGGCGGGTTGAACGGCGTGTATCTCAGTGCGGACGTGTTCAACGCCTACGTGCTGTTGGAGATGGTCGGGCTGGGGGCCGTGGGATTGACCGTGCTTTCCGGGACCAACGACTCCCTGGTGGCCGGGCTGCGCTATCTCTTGGCGACCATGTTCGGGTCGTTGATCTATCTGCTGGGCGTGGCCCTGCTCTACGCCCAGACCGGTCAGTTGGACATCTTTCTGCTGGCCGAATCCGTGGACGGTTCGTTTCCCGTGCTGGTCGCCTTTGGGCTGATGACCGGCGGATTGCTGATCAAGGCCGCGTTGCTGCCGTTTCATTTCTGGCTGCCTCCGGCTCATGCCGGAGCTCCGGCCCCGGTCAGCGCCATCCTTTCCGGGATGGTGACCAAGGCGTCGTTTTTCCTGTTGTTGCGAATCTGGTTCGTGGTTTTTCCGGACGTCACGGCCCCGGTGGCGGGGCAGTTGCTGGGCGTCCTGGGGGCCGCGGCCGTGCTCTGGGGTTCCCTCCAGGCCGTGCGTCAGACCCGGTTGAAGCTTCTGGTGGCCTATTCCACGGTGGGCCAACTGGGGTATCTGTTTTTTGTTTTCGCCCTGCTCACGCCCTCGGGCGGGGCAGCCTGGAGCGAGGGCTGGGCGAGCATGGCCTGGACCGGCACGGTCTTCCATGTCTTTTCCCACGGGCTGGCCAAGGCGGCCCTGTTCATGGCCGCGGGCTGTCTGCTGCTGGCCATGGGCACGGACGAACTGGCGGCCATGCGGGACATCGCCGGGCGGTTGCCCGTGGTCACCTTCACGTTGGGCGTGGCGGGAGTGAGCCTGATGGGCCTGCCGCCCAGCGCCGGATTCGTGGCCAAGTGGATGCTGCTCAAGGCCTCCCTGGCCAGCGGGCAATGGTGGTGGGCCGTGGTCATCGCCCTGGGCGGCCTGCTCACCGCGGCCTATGTCTTTAAGATTCTTTCATTTACTTTTGTGCCGGTGGGCGGAGATGATTCAAACGCCGATACGGCTGCCGACGAACGTCAGGTCTCGAGGAATTCCGGCATTCCGGAGCTGGGTCCGGTTCCCGCGTTGATGACCCTGTCGGCCCTGATTCTGGCCGCGCTTTGCGTGCTGTTCGGATTCCGGGCCGAGGAAGTGATTGCTTTGCTGCTTCGAGACATGGGGCTCGAACCACCCTTTGATGCGGTGCTGATGGGAAATTTTGGCGGAGGCCGGCCATGA
- a CDS encoding BCCT family transporter, whose translation MGNPGESQDLKPRVQINPPVFFGSAGLILVFVIFAMVAPERAGALFGNIQGWIVHSAGWFYVLAVATFLLFVVYLALSGYGRIKLGPDHSEPDYSYISWFAMLFSAGMGIGLMFFGVAEPVMHYMSPPVGDPETVAAARESMKITFFHWGVHAWAIYAVVAISLAYFSYRHDLPLTIRSAFYPLIGDRIYGPIGHAVDVFAILGTMFGVATSLGFGAMQVNSGLEYLFGVPNTVSVQMTLIAIITAIAIVSVVLGLDGGIKRLSELNMILAVVLLAFVLVVGPTVFLLQTLTQNIGAYVADIVNTTFNLYAYEPTGWIGGWTLFYWGWWIAWAPFVGMFIARVSRGRTIREFVLGVLLVPVGFTFMWMTFFGNTALHMIMVQGVTGLGEAVAADTTMALFNFFEQLPLSGIVSLIATILVVTFFVTSSDSGSLVIDMLASGGEEDAPVWQRIFWASSEGFVAAALLLAGGLGALQTASIASAFPFTVIMLLMCWGLLRALHIDVVKRASLRTAVLMPQVGTKPISWQKRLTALLHHPTKNEVLEFTQGTAADALREVADELERRNFKVRVEQGEDGRVWLEVLHGEEIDFFYSVRPRIYTPPAFAMRDTKKRRGEKLKFYRAEVHLGEGGQDYDVMGWTKEQIISDVVDHYEKHLHFLHTVR comes from the coding sequence ATGGGCAATCCTGGTGAAAGCCAAGACCTGAAACCCCGCGTACAGATCAACCCCCCGGTTTTTTTCGGATCAGCCGGACTGATTCTGGTCTTCGTGATCTTTGCCATGGTCGCTCCGGAGCGTGCGGGTGCGTTGTTCGGCAACATACAGGGATGGATCGTGCATTCGGCCGGCTGGTTCTATGTTCTGGCCGTCGCAACCTTTCTGCTTTTCGTCGTCTACCTGGCTCTGTCCGGATACGGTCGGATCAAGCTCGGTCCGGATCACAGCGAGCCGGACTACAGTTACATTTCCTGGTTTGCCATGCTTTTTTCCGCGGGCATGGGCATTGGGTTGATGTTTTTCGGCGTGGCCGAGCCGGTGATGCACTATATGAGTCCGCCCGTGGGCGACCCGGAAACCGTGGCCGCGGCCCGGGAGTCCATGAAGATCACTTTTTTTCACTGGGGCGTGCATGCCTGGGCCATTTACGCCGTGGTGGCCATTTCCCTGGCCTATTTCTCCTATCGCCACGACCTGCCGTTGACCATCCGTTCAGCGTTCTATCCCCTGATCGGCGACCGGATTTACGGACCCATCGGCCATGCCGTGGACGTGTTCGCCATCCTGGGAACCATGTTCGGGGTGGCCACCTCACTGGGCTTCGGGGCAATGCAGGTCAATTCCGGCCTGGAATACCTCTTCGGCGTGCCCAATACGGTCTCTGTGCAGATGACCCTCATCGCGATCATCACGGCCATTGCCATCGTGTCCGTGGTCCTGGGGTTGGACGGCGGCATTAAACGGCTGTCCGAGCTGAATATGATTCTGGCCGTGGTTCTGCTGGCTTTCGTGCTCGTGGTCGGCCCCACGGTCTTCCTGTTGCAGACTCTGACACAGAATATTGGGGCCTACGTGGCGGACATCGTGAACACGACCTTCAACCTCTATGCTTATGAGCCCACGGGCTGGATCGGTGGCTGGACCCTGTTCTACTGGGGCTGGTGGATCGCCTGGGCGCCTTTCGTCGGCATGTTCATCGCACGGGTCTCCCGGGGCCGGACCATTCGGGAATTCGTCCTGGGCGTACTGCTGGTGCCCGTTGGCTTCACCTTCATGTGGATGACCTTTTTCGGGAACACGGCCCTGCACATGATCATGGTTCAGGGCGTCACCGGTTTGGGCGAGGCCGTGGCAGCGGATACTACCATGGCTTTGTTCAATTTCTTCGAACAACTGCCCCTGTCCGGCATCGTCTCGTTGATCGCTACGATTTTGGTGGTGACCTTCTTCGTGACTTCGTCGGACTCCGGTTCCCTGGTCATCGACATGCTGGCCTCCGGCGGCGAGGAGGACGCACCGGTCTGGCAGCGCATTTTCTGGGCCTCCAGCGAAGGCTTCGTGGCCGCGGCCTTACTGTTGGCCGGCGGCCTGGGCGCGTTGCAGACCGCATCCATCGCCAGCGCGTTCCCGTTCACCGTGATCATGCTCTTGATGTGCTGGGGACTGTTGCGGGCTTTGCATATCGACGTGGTCAAACGAGCCAGCCTGCGGACCGCCGTGCTCATGCCCCAGGTGGGAACCAAGCCCATATCCTGGCAGAAACGGCTTACGGCTCTGTTGCACCATCCCACCAAGAACGAGGTGTTGGAGTTCACTCAGGGAACGGCGGCGGATGCGCTGCGGGAAGTGGCCGACGAACTTGAGCGACGAAACTTCAAGGTCCGGGTGGAGCAGGGTGAGGACGGCCGAGTTTGGCTGGAAGTGCTGCACGGAGAGGAGATCGATTTCTTTTATTCCGTGCGTCCCCGAATCTACACCCCGCCGGCTTTTGCCATGCGCGACACCAAGAAGCGACGCGGAGAGAAACTGAAGTTCTATCGCGCCGAGGTGCATCTCGGCGAAGGTGGCCAGGACTACGACGTGATGGGTTGGACCAAGGAACAGATCATTTCCGACGTGGTCGACCACTATGAAAAGCATCTGCATTTCTTGCACACGGTGCGGTAA
- a CDS encoding complex I subunit 5 family protein produces the protein MTMTSWLPLIVLCSSLFTGLIIFLLPEERSGWRTALNMTGATVKVVGVFVMAWGVLVQGAVYEARFTMGLGFDFVLHVDLLSLAFVSLSSNLWFLTTLYAVGYLKGSRNRNRFFGFFSLCVTASTGVALAGNLITFFIFYEFLTLVTYPLVVHQGTPQALAAGRTYLWYAMSAGAVLFLGVVGLQTLAGPYDFVSGGVLGSLEHIGPWEARIIFALLICGLAVKIAFVPLHGWLPAAMVAPAPVSALLHAVAVVKAGAFGVLRVVQDVFGKDFAAQIGVLEPLAAVVVATILFGSLRALMQNELKRRLAYSTVSQVSYIALGAVILGPLATVGGLAHLVHQGIMKITLFFCAGIFARSRNIHRIDQMDGLGRTMPVTMALFTIAALGMIGVPPVAGFVSKWYLAQGGIQAGQDWVVAVLVLSSLLNAAYFLPILHRAWFRPCGGEPDLGGEQARCGIWEAPWMLLLPTLATAFFSLAAGVFAGWEWSPLGVAEMITMGRGAFP, from the coding sequence ATGACCATGACCTCCTGGCTGCCGTTGATCGTGTTGTGCAGCTCTTTGTTTACCGGGCTGATCATCTTTCTCCTGCCTGAGGAGCGTTCCGGGTGGCGGACGGCCCTGAACATGACCGGGGCCACTGTGAAGGTGGTCGGGGTTTTTGTCATGGCCTGGGGCGTGCTGGTCCAGGGGGCCGTGTACGAAGCGCGCTTCACCATGGGTCTGGGATTCGACTTCGTGCTGCACGTGGACCTGCTGTCCCTGGCCTTTGTCTCTCTGTCCAGCAATCTCTGGTTCCTGACAACCCTGTATGCCGTGGGTTATCTGAAAGGATCCCGGAACCGGAACCGTTTTTTCGGGTTCTTCAGCCTGTGCGTAACTGCGTCCACCGGCGTGGCCCTGGCCGGAAACCTGATCACGTTTTTCATCTTCTACGAGTTCCTGACCCTGGTCACCTATCCCTTGGTGGTCCACCAGGGCACGCCGCAAGCCCTGGCCGCCGGTCGGACGTATCTGTGGTACGCCATGAGCGCGGGGGCCGTGCTGTTTCTGGGCGTGGTCGGGCTTCAAACCTTGGCCGGTCCCTATGATTTCGTTTCCGGCGGGGTCCTGGGGAGCTTGGAGCACATCGGGCCGTGGGAGGCTCGGATCATCTTCGCCTTGCTGATCTGCGGGCTGGCCGTGAAGATCGCCTTCGTGCCCCTGCATGGCTGGCTGCCCGCGGCCATGGTCGCCCCGGCCCCGGTCAGCGCCTTGCTGCACGCCGTGGCCGTGGTCAAAGCCGGTGCTTTCGGCGTGCTCCGGGTGGTTCAGGACGTCTTCGGCAAGGACTTCGCGGCCCAGATCGGGGTGTTGGAGCCCTTGGCCGCCGTGGTGGTCGCCACGATCCTCTTCGGCTCCCTGCGGGCCTTGATGCAGAATGAACTGAAGCGCCGCCTGGCTTATTCCACGGTCAGCCAAGTGTCCTACATCGCCCTGGGCGCGGTGATCCTCGGCCCCCTGGCCACGGTGGGCGGGCTGGCCCATCTGGTTCATCAGGGGATCATGAAGATCACCCTGTTTTTCTGCGCCGGTATCTTCGCCCGATCCAGGAATATCCACCGCATCGACCAGATGGACGGCCTGGGCCGGACCATGCCCGTGACCATGGCCCTGTTCACCATCGCGGCCCTGGGCATGATCGGGGTTCCGCCGGTGGCCGGGTTTGTCAGCAAATGGTACCTGGCCCAGGGCGGCATCCAGGCCGGGCAGGATTGGGTGGTGGCGGTCCTGGTGCTCAGCAGCCTGCTCAACGCGGCCTATTTCCTGCCCATCCTGCACCGGGCCTGGTTTCGGCCCTGCGGAGGAGAGCCGGATCTTGGCGGCGAACAGGCCCGGTGCGGAATCTGGGAGGCGCCGTGGATGCTCCTGCTGCCCACTCTGGCCACGGCCTTTTTCTCCCTGGCCGCCGGGGTGTTCGCCGGATGGGAGTGGAGCCCCTTGGGCGTGGCGGAAATGATCACCATGGGTCGGGGGGCTTTTCCGTGA
- a CDS encoding type II toxin-antitoxin system Phd/YefM family antitoxin has protein sequence MPTNLVLVDTTASISDLKKNPMKTVEAGDGFPVAILNRNKPAFYCVPSRAYEALMDRLEDLELNALADARKDQPEVEVSLDEL, from the coding sequence ATGCCGACAAATCTCGTTCTCGTGGACACTACGGCCAGCATATCCGATCTCAAGAAAAATCCCATGAAGACCGTGGAGGCGGGAGACGGCTTTCCCGTGGCGATTTTGAACCGGAACAAACCGGCCTTTTACTGTGTTCCGTCCAGGGCCTACGAGGCCCTCATGGACAGGCTGGAAGACCTGGAGTTGAACGCATTGGCCGATGCCCGCAAGGATCAGCCGGAAGTGGAAGTCAGTCTCGATGAATTATAA
- a CDS encoding monovalent cation/H+ antiporter complex subunit F: MQTFYLGVACFLLLTMIVGLIRVFRGPRQEDRLVAVQLFGTTGVAVLLLLAAAFDAPAMRNTAMVFAVLAVLAVMAFVRGSREHDGRGKGRDSGGGAGG; this comes from the coding sequence ATGCAGACATTCTATCTCGGCGTGGCCTGCTTCCTCCTGCTGACCATGATCGTCGGCCTGATTCGGGTGTTTCGCGGGCCGCGGCAGGAGGACCGGCTGGTGGCCGTCCAACTTTTCGGGACCACGGGGGTGGCCGTGTTGTTGCTGTTGGCCGCGGCCTTCGATGCCCCGGCCATGCGCAACACGGCCATGGTCTTCGCCGTCCTGGCCGTCCTGGCGGTGATGGCCTTTGTGCGCGGTTCTCGAGAGCACGACGGGCGCGGCAAGGGTCGCGACTCCGGCGGCGGGGCGGGGGGGTAG
- a CDS encoding type II toxin-antitoxin system RelE family toxin — protein MNYKLRFKEQALKEWQKLSEHLREQFKRKLQERLRNPHIPASRLSGSANRYKIKLKSAGYRLVYEVRDATLVIVVIAVGKRERGSVYKTAAKR, from the coding sequence ATGAATTATAAGCTGCGATTCAAGGAGCAAGCCTTGAAGGAATGGCAAAAGCTGAGTGAACATCTCCGAGAACAATTCAAACGTAAGCTCCAGGAAAGACTGCGCAACCCACATATTCCAGCTTCTCGTTTGTCCGGAAGCGCGAACCGATATAAGATCAAGCTGAAAAGTGCGGGATATCGCCTGGTCTACGAAGTCCGTGACGCGACGCTCGTGATTGTGGTCATCGCAGTGGGGAAGCGTGAGCGTGGTTCTGTTTACAAGACGGCGGCGAAGCGCTGA
- a CDS encoding complex I subunit 5 family protein: MIWLIVIGFPLLFCCLLGHVRTRGLAAGPGLWLASLPALGLALVGGGVTPGVFPALFLETILHFGTYGRVFLLLAAVLWTAAGLFARSAAQGGSDGRDRFRFAFFFLVTLSGNIGVCVAQDLASFYVFFAMMSFAAYGLIIHDQTPRALHAGKIYLIMTVIGEVLLAAAFFYAGIIADSLLFTDAAQALASTEAGWNRNTLVFSLALVGFGIKAGVIGLHIWLPLAHPAAPTAASAVLSGVMIKIGLLGWLQLFPLFAGPAAWGMVMAWLGLSGAVYAAAVGFTRHDPKTILAYSSVSQMGLMTMAVGFALAVQSQDGGTSPEDALLSAGMLLFVLVHGLAKGALFLGVGVAKATQWGTARARWLLAGLAAAGLVLAGAPFTGGALVKQSLKSGAEQLSPVWSGIFSAVLPLTAVGTTLLMAVFFWRVRRSMAAGVDRSQVHGEAAQELKSAKASRGMVLAWGGLLVLVLGVVPLASLMVPESFNALNGLAGKGWKGLWDGLWPIVLGLVAAGLLLSLNQGGGERKGVDDLVLEVVERNATRLHARWLGSPYCDPACGTIDFVAWSDRILQSRWMQTVPDRIERRLLYWHTVGVLFVGFVLVFLVLTWLG; the protein is encoded by the coding sequence ATGATCTGGCTGATCGTCATCGGCTTTCCGCTGCTCTTCTGCTGCCTGCTCGGCCATGTCCGAACGCGAGGCCTGGCCGCCGGGCCGGGACTTTGGCTGGCGTCGTTGCCGGCCCTGGGGCTCGCTTTGGTCGGCGGAGGCGTGACGCCGGGCGTCTTTCCGGCCCTGTTTCTGGAAACCATACTGCATTTCGGGACCTATGGGCGAGTTTTTCTGCTTTTGGCCGCCGTGCTCTGGACCGCCGCCGGCCTGTTCGCCCGGTCAGCGGCGCAAGGCGGGTCCGACGGTCGGGATCGCTTTCGGTTCGCCTTCTTTTTCTTGGTTACCTTGAGCGGCAACATCGGGGTCTGCGTGGCCCAGGACCTGGCCTCGTTCTATGTCTTTTTCGCCATGATGAGTTTCGCCGCCTACGGGTTGATCATCCACGACCAGACGCCTAGGGCGCTCCATGCCGGGAAGATCTATCTGATCATGACCGTGATCGGCGAGGTGCTGCTGGCCGCGGCCTTTTTCTATGCCGGGATCATCGCGGACAGCCTGCTGTTCACGGACGCTGCCCAGGCCCTGGCAAGCACGGAGGCCGGATGGAACCGAAACACCCTGGTCTTCTCCCTGGCCCTGGTCGGGTTCGGGATCAAGGCCGGGGTGATCGGGCTGCATATCTGGCTGCCCCTGGCCCATCCGGCGGCACCCACCGCGGCCAGCGCGGTGCTCAGCGGGGTGATGATCAAGATCGGCCTGCTGGGCTGGCTGCAACTGTTTCCGCTTTTTGCAGGGCCGGCGGCCTGGGGGATGGTGATGGCCTGGCTGGGATTGTCCGGCGCGGTCTATGCCGCCGCGGTCGGGTTTACCCGGCATGACCCAAAGACCATCCTGGCCTATTCCAGCGTCAGTCAGATGGGGCTGATGACCATGGCCGTGGGCTTCGCCCTGGCCGTTCAAAGCCAGGACGGCGGAACGTCTCCGGAGGATGCCCTCCTGTCGGCGGGAATGTTGCTGTTCGTGCTGGTCCACGGCCTGGCCAAGGGCGCGCTGTTTCTCGGCGTCGGCGTGGCCAAGGCGACGCAATGGGGGACGGCCCGGGCGCGGTGGCTCCTGGCCGGCTTGGCCGCTGCCGGGCTGGTCCTGGCCGGAGCGCCGTTCACCGGCGGAGCCCTGGTCAAGCAGTCCCTGAAATCCGGAGCCGAGCAGTTGTCACCGGTCTGGAGCGGTATTTTCAGCGCCGTGCTGCCCCTGACCGCCGTGGGCACGACCTTGCTGATGGCCGTGTTCTTTTGGCGGGTCCGGCGAAGCATGGCCGCGGGAGTTGACCGTTCTCAAGTACACGGCGAAGCCGCACAGGAATTGAAGAGCGCGAAGGCGAGCCGGGGTATGGTTTTGGCCTGGGGCGGTCTGTTGGTCCTGGTGCTTGGGGTGGTTCCTTTGGCGTCTCTTATGGTGCCTGAATCGTTCAATGCATTGAATGGCCTTGCCGGAAAAGGCTGGAAAGGCCTCTGGGACGGATTGTGGCCCATTGTCCTGGGATTGGTGGCCGCTGGACTGTTGCTCAGCCTGAACCAGGGGGGCGGTGAACGCAAAGGGGTGGACGATCTGGTTCTGGAAGTTGTGGAACGGAACGCGACCAGGCTGCATGCCCGGTGGCTGGGCAGCCCGTACTGTGATCCGGCCTGCGGGACCATTGATTTCGTGGCCTGGTCGGACCGGATTCTGCAAAGCCGGTGGATGCAGACCGTTCCGGATCGGATCGAGCGGCGGCTGCTGTACTGGCATACCGTGGGCGTGTTGTTCGTCGGGTTTGTATTGGTTTTTCTGGTCTTGACCTGGTTGGGGTAG